Within Limanda limanda chromosome 1, fLimLim1.1, whole genome shotgun sequence, the genomic segment ttattattattattatattattactactattattattatatatactgttgctgccattattactatatactgctattatattggtataattactatcatatataaatatatattatgttatattatatactatatatactgtactatttttatatactgtctaacaataacattaccatcatatcatcagtactattaccatcatcttgcttctgtttttattctttctacctcaatattttttattttattctattgtattttaatatattctaatataccggctgctatgacgacttaatttcccttcggggatgaataaagtaatctatctatctatctatctatgtatctatctatctatctatctatctatctatgtatctatctatctatctatctatctatctatctatctatctatctatctatctatctatctatctatctatctatctatctatctatctatctatctatctatctatctatctatctatctatgtatctatctatctatctatctatctatctatctatctatctatctatctatctatctatctatctatctatctatgtatctatctatctatctatctatctatctatctatctatctatctatctatctatctatctatctatctatctatctatctatctatctatctatctatctatctatctatctatctatctatctatctatctatctatctatctatctatctatctatctatctatctatctatattaaACAGATAACTGTGGATTTAAACTTTCCTCCAGGGTGCGCTTCATCCTTCCACCCGGAGGAGCCGCTGTCTCCACGCGACGTGCTGACAATAGGACCGTTTCGTTCCCGCCCGGCTAAAGTTCTGACGGGTGATTTTCAAGCGCTCTCGCAGCTCGACCCCGCCCCCTCACTGCCCGCTGATTGGCCGAGCCGGAGCAGCGGACAGCTCGACCCCGCCCCCTCGCTGCCCGCTGATTGGCCGAGCCGGAGCAGCGGGCCGTTGGATCTGTTTGAACCCGTCttgttctcctctcttctggaggTCTGACTGAAGGATCCGAACCGCAGACCTGGTCCAGCTCCTCGTGTGAGACCACTTCCGCTTCCCGGAGGGACCCGAGCGGCAGAGACATCACGTGATCCACGTAAAGCTGCTCTTTGGTGAGTTCACTCCGCGTgaggccagcagggggcgaacGCTAGCTGTTAGCATGTAGCCGTTAGCATGTAGCCGTTAGCCAGAGAAGGACAACACCGGTAACTTGACTCGGTGAAATGATCCAGTTTGATCCAGTTTGATCCAGTTTAATACTGCACCTGAGTTCAAACTGAACCTTGTTCACTTCCGGGTCTGATTCTGTTTACATGAGACGATCCTCGTTCAATATGAACCTGAGAAGGTTTGACATCAGGTTCACAGTGGATCCAGGACAGGTACAGGACAGGTACAGGACAGGTACAGGTACAGTAGAACTACAGTCCAGGTACAGTAGAACTCCAGTCCAGGTACAGTAGAACTACAGTAAAGGTACAGTAGAACTACAGGACAGGTGCAGTAGAACTACAGGACAGGTACAGGACAGGTACAGGACAGGTACAGGTACAGTAGAACTACAGTCCAGGTACAGTAGAACTACAAGACAGGTACAGTAGAACTCCAGTCCAGGTGCAGTAGAACTACAGGACAGGTACAGTAGAACTCCAGTCCAGGTGCAGTAGAACTACATTAATGTCCAGGTACAGTAGAACTCCAGTCCAGGTGCAGTAGAACTACGTTAATGTCCAGGTACAGTAGAACTACAGTAAAGTCCAGTTACAGTAGAACTACAGTCCAGGTACAGTAGAACTCCAGTCCAGGTGCAGTAGAACTACATTAATGTCCATGTACAGTAGAACTACAGTCCAGTTACAGTAGAACTACAAGACAGGTACAGTAGAACTACATTAATGTCCAGGTACAGTAGAACTCCAGTCCAGGTGCAGTAGAGCTCCAGTCCAGGTGCTTCCCAGTGCCGGCTCAGAGTCCATGAAGCAGCCTCAGGATTCGTGTCTGAACTTCTCCTCTGGCTGAGCGGAGACGAGAGGAGCATCCAGATGAGAGAGGGAAGCTGGTGTTTGATAGAAGAATAAcgagtgtctgtctgttttcattGATAGATCctgagacgtcctctgtccttcagTCAGACTCTGGTGGACCGGACCTGAGCGTGGACAGACATGCGTCCCGCGCCCTCCAGCAGCCGGCGGAAGAGCAAAGCTCCGAAGCACCGGTCCCAGGTgtcgtccccggggacgtccagAGCCCGGtccccgaggaggaggagcagtccaGGTGAGAGGAGCTGAACCCGTGAGGCCGACGTCTGAAGACGAGACAACATCCTCCTGTGTGCATGcaacagttttattattattagaaaataaattCCACCTTTTCGATACAACAGGAAAAACTCTGTCCCCTTTTAAAACGTTTATCAGAATCAGTCCATACTCCAGAAGCTAatcctctgtctgtgtttccagTCGTGACTCCCAAGAAGAGACGGTTCCGACCAGGCACGAAGGCCTTGATGGAGATCCGCAGGTACCAGAAGAGCACGGACCTTCTGCTCAGGAAGGGACCGTTCTCTCGCCTGGTGAGTCGCTTCGTCTTCAAACCACACGGAGAAACATGAGCACTGGAGGTCATGTGGAACCTCAGGCCGAGCTGAAGCCTTTAGAACACAGGGGGCGGTTTGAATGGAGAGACAGTGGGactgaagctctgtgtgtgaggacctggagggacagagggacagacgtCTCTGAATGGAGTCAGTATCTCTCTATACACTGAGACCTAGAGGAACATGGAACATTGTGGAATAAATCAATGTAGATATTATTATTCCGCTCTATGCTCTCCACAGTGTAACATTGGTGGAGATTGAACATTCACAATGAGAGGTGCAGTTTAAAAGCAGAAACTTAAACTGTGTCtgttttgaaaaacacaaaagaacttcctgtttttgttcAGGTTCGTGAGGTTTGTCAAACTTACTCCAGAGAGTCTCTCCGCTGGCAGGTCTACGCTCTGCTCGCCCTGCAGGAGGTGAGAAGCTGCCTCCACCACCAAGCTAACAGGCTTTATAATATCTACTTCTTTGTCATCATTTTGAATacatttctctcctcctgcatcGATATAATTCAGATAAAGTTGCTTAATATACAACGTATTGCTCAACATTGAAGTGTGAATGTTTCTTTAGTCCGgttccctgctcctccttccctcaGGCTGCAGAGGCGTTTCTCGTGCTGCTGTTCTCGGACGCCAACCTGTGTGCGATCCACGCCAAGCGAGTGACCCTGTTCCCCcgggacatccagctggcccggaGGATCCGCGGCGTGGACGCGCTGTGAAGACGCCTCACCAGGACCGCAGCAGGAACCAGATGATCTCCACCAGTTTAAACCTTTCACCTGTttttggggttagggttacaaAATGTGGTTCTTATAATTcttgagacattttttttaattttttaacttCAGAAGTGTTTAAGAAGATTGTCCTTTGATTTTATACATTGTTAGTGATCGCTCCTCTGTGATGTATCATTGACGTGTAAATGTTGCTCTATAATTCATagaaagttatttttttaataaaaatccatTTTCTTCCTATTAAACGTGATGTGTTATTTCTGGACACCAGCAAAGATTTAATGTCAGTCgttttgtttctgttcaacACAATAAGAGTAAATaacgacgcgtctccacttcaaTGAATGAATATCTCTGTGAACAAGATAATATCTGGTGTATATATATGCTTTTTGATTAAAATTACACAAATATTTGTATCTTTATCAGCCCGCCTATGACTTATTAatcaaaaaaacatctgttccaTTTTCAAGATTCGTTTTCTTGTGTAAACAAACATATCTCTGtaattttagaaaataaaaaaaaaattctcaagtGAATGTAATGCGTTTCTGTAGGAAACCAAATGAGCCCGATAGTAATACTAGGataagaagtgtgtgtttgcctggTTTCAGgttctggagctgcagctgccgtCGCTGTGTTGGAGGACAGATTCAAACCGGAGATGgaagtgttgtgcaataggagtagacttgacgttggctaattattaataatcatgaaatatgattattaaaataataaaaattatctatcaaaaataatcaaactattaattgaagatgatcagtaatcaaataacaataaaaccactaatgagaaaataggaattatcaattagaaagtacaagctatcaattaacaatgataaggttatcaaccaagaataatgaaaataattagtcaaaaacaataaaattatcaatttaagaataatactatctatattaataattgagagaggggggcaccaccctggtttccagggaccaacatatcaagctataattatcagtctcataatgataaatgtcaaattaataatgtcaatattttaatattaacgattacttaataaacagtgaaggcttctaagttcgagcacaggcaatcataatccagctgcaatcacacacttatgcacaaataatcacagactacagatactttaattacagaagtatttattaaaaaggggaaataaagttataatgttattcaatgatttatcattttaacaagctccgatatttcaaagataaacacagcagcagcacttatcacaattcagaaaatacatgtagaacctgcggtctacctatgtatgtctgtctctgtgtgtgtgtgtctgtgtcaaagtgtctctgtgtgtgtgtgtgtccatgtgtgtgtatgtgaaataaagttagtgttatttaatgatttatcattttaacaaactcccatatttcaaagataacaacagcagcttatcacaatttagaacacgcatgtaacctctggtccatctatgtgtctctgtgtgtgtgtatctgtctgtgtctatcaaagtgtctgtgtgtgtgtgtgcgtgtgtgtgtgggtgtgtgtgtgtgagagagcgagagaaaagaaagggggcgtggcgatgacgcagtcacatctaagatggcggccgatcatgattcgtggaatcaaggcctaaaaactctcaaaatggcggattgactacaaaacaagatggcggagccgttatgaatttagagccaggatgggaggagagagagcggaggcgtggcaataatagactcaaaatggtgggttaacttgcgttattcaagatggagtctatgttaatgaccccatgtggccggagcgcacactggtggtcgtcacatgaattacacaaaggaaattttagacattgtctctgcttggctttgggggccgaatggtttccagatgtgttcagcctctctaagcatagatttaactatgtgacatgaactgtattataaatacagatcggaagtgtgtataggtcggtttagaaggagagagagagagagagagagagagagagagaaaacatgtaaggagagttcaaagaagctcttaaaaatacgcctgagatgagttaacagtgattcacccctcagccctcaagcgagcgttgtgggccgaggttctgatcggtgaaatcattgcagactcacacagacgttaacagtgcgggcggaggcgcttctcgcggcctcatttactgcaacacaaaatatTGCCATCagaccggaaaccggaagtggctggctcggagtagtggccggctaaaacaatggaacacggaggttccatcaacaaaatacactcaagtattaaatcaatacgctacgtattaaaactaacatctgcccagacaacataagtctcttactgtaccaccctcgcggtgtgtctgcgcctcggcgcgaatgtgtcgggggccagtgaatcacgtggtctctctcacgagcggagctccggagctcagccgctggaccggacaaggagcggattttctcgtgctccgtgacgggatgaacgtcgtccttcttcttcagggatgtggagctcgtgctcctcagcggaatgaatctcgcgcttctgcaggggacgggtcttatcgcctccattagtttactGAGTCGTCTGGTATAGCCTCGGGAGGCCTAGTGGTAACTTCAGCGTTGGagtagaaaaagaggacaaagagttagttgcctccttaagttgctgggttaactagtgagaccccggggggggggtctcgttgtcacatcagcatcggagtaaaaagagaaaggtttctgggagcacagcctttttaagtcatgttccaggtgactcccccctgggaggaggggtcaggggtcagtgtggcccccggccaattgagttgtcaggatttggcccccaggggcgggcttacagtgggggacccaggaagtgattttctctcacatggagataagatctccatgctggatttttaaatgtaaggggtctcctgaggccagttcccaagttttacgactctttgttataagtcagatcactgggaactCAGTCCCAACAGAGGTGAGACCATGAATCCAATAAGCAGATGTGAATAGGTTCATCCTAAAGTTATGCTGCAAATAAGACGCGGTAAAAGTCTGCTGTGTAAATATtcaacaataatacaaaaacaacacaagtaaAAATAGAACTCAGCCATGGCTCTAGGACAAACcccaactccagcatagagcggctgagtgaatgtggtctggactctggaggagagtcatggtgtcagagacgctgtagaaggacagaacacctgctc encodes:
- the LOC133007567 gene encoding uncharacterized protein LOC133007567; translated protein: MRPAPSSSRRKSKAPKHRSQVSSPGTSRARSPRRRSSPVVTPKKRRFRPGTKALMEIRRYQKSTDLLLRKGPFSRLVREVCQTYSRESLRWQVYALLALQEAAEAFLVLLFSDANLCAIHAKRVTLFPRDIQLARRIRGVDAL